From the Oleiharenicola lentus genome, one window contains:
- a CDS encoding efflux RND transporter permease subunit encodes MILSDVSIRRPVVALVASILVVLIGLLSFERLPVREYPLIDSPIVTVDTSYRGASAEVVESKITEPLEREVASIDGIRVIRSESQEEYSRITVEFNVGRDVDEAANDVRDRVSRARSRLPDEIEEPQVTKADADSSPVITLVFNSERYSRLELREMVERVAIQRLQTIPGVGSVNIRGPRYAMRLWVDSDRLAAHQLTVGDVESALRQQNVEIPGGRIESSAREFPVRIEGRMTMVSEFENLVLATRGGHQVKFADVGRVELGSEEYRSETYFKGKPSVGVQVLRQSQANLLDVANGAKAMIPLIQSDLPEGVGVNVGFDSSVFVDRSVREVYKTLWEAAVLVVLMIFLFLRDWRATMVPLVAIPVSIIGSFAVMQALGFTINTLTLLALVLAVGLVVDDAIVMLENIYRRIEEGEGPIHAAIFGARQVAFAVIATTLTLAAVFLPVAFQSGQTGRLFFEFGITLAVSVLVSAFVALTLTPMLCSRVLKAKVVDGKAQHGWFYNKTEPFFVWLNGLFERSLRGSLRFKPLVLLAALLFTAAGLWLYTQLQRELTPIEDRGIFTANLTAPIGATPDYLRTYSYDMEQMILQIPEIDRTFHRTGDGGRAFVFATLKPWEERERKTQQIVADLRRKFQKEITGGQAIASPVRPFGRGPRGGSSGVALVLLGSDFAELQRLGAAMLVSMRESGQFIQPRVDPSPSKPQLDVNIDRAKAADLKVPVSAIASTLESLLGGRRVTEFQRGNQQYYVMVQVTDENRATPSDLARLYVRSTDGVLVQLSNVVSWSENTVPESYPHFNRLRAVTVTAQMAEGKTIGDGVVFMEELARQKLPSGYTFAWDGETREFVESGNDTIILFALALLFTFLILAAQFESWIHPATIFTGVFIAIAGGLLVLYCTRFWGVPMTDNLFSRFGLIMLIGLVAKNGILIVEFANQLQVEKGVAAAEAAFEAATIRFRPILMTSISTVLGAVPIAFAQGAGAETRNPMGIVVVGGLTLATGITLYVIPIVYILMDKLCVKLTGKSSAHGLKKAAEIERETEAIGTGAAAH; translated from the coding sequence ATGATCCTGTCCGACGTTTCCATCCGCCGACCGGTGGTCGCTCTGGTTGCCTCGATATTGGTGGTCCTGATCGGCCTGCTGAGTTTCGAGCGGCTGCCCGTGCGCGAATACCCGCTGATCGATTCGCCCATCGTCACGGTGGACACGAGCTATCGCGGCGCCTCGGCCGAGGTGGTCGAGAGCAAGATCACCGAGCCGCTGGAGCGAGAGGTGGCCTCCATCGACGGCATCCGGGTCATCCGCTCGGAGTCCCAGGAGGAATATTCGCGCATCACGGTCGAGTTCAACGTCGGCCGCGACGTGGACGAGGCGGCCAACGACGTGCGCGACCGCGTGAGCCGCGCACGCAGCCGGCTGCCCGACGAGATCGAGGAACCGCAGGTGACGAAGGCCGACGCCGATTCGTCGCCGGTCATCACCCTGGTTTTCAATTCCGAGCGCTACAGCCGCCTCGAGCTGCGCGAGATGGTCGAGCGCGTGGCGATCCAGCGCCTGCAGACGATTCCCGGCGTGGGCTCCGTCAATATCCGCGGCCCGCGTTACGCCATGCGCCTGTGGGTGGACAGCGACCGCCTCGCGGCGCACCAGCTCACGGTGGGTGACGTCGAATCCGCCCTGCGCCAGCAGAACGTGGAGATTCCCGGTGGCCGCATCGAGTCGAGCGCCCGCGAGTTCCCGGTGCGCATCGAGGGCCGCATGACGATGGTGTCCGAGTTCGAGAACCTTGTGCTCGCCACCCGCGGCGGCCACCAGGTGAAGTTCGCCGACGTCGGCCGGGTGGAGCTGGGCTCCGAGGAATACCGCTCCGAGACTTATTTCAAGGGCAAGCCGTCGGTCGGCGTGCAGGTGCTGCGGCAGTCGCAGGCCAACCTGCTCGACGTGGCCAACGGCGCCAAGGCCATGATCCCGCTCATCCAGTCCGACCTGCCCGAGGGCGTCGGCGTGAACGTGGGCTTCGACAGCTCCGTGTTCGTGGACCGCTCGGTGCGCGAGGTTTACAAGACGCTCTGGGAGGCCGCGGTGCTGGTGGTGCTGATGATCTTCCTCTTCCTGCGCGACTGGCGCGCCACGATGGTGCCGCTCGTGGCCATCCCGGTTTCCATCATCGGCTCCTTCGCCGTGATGCAGGCGCTCGGGTTCACGATCAACACGCTGACCCTGCTCGCGCTGGTGCTGGCGGTCGGCCTCGTGGTGGACGACGCCATCGTGATGCTGGAAAACATCTACCGTCGCATCGAGGAGGGCGAGGGCCCCATCCATGCGGCGATCTTCGGCGCGCGGCAGGTGGCCTTCGCGGTCATCGCCACCACGCTCACACTCGCGGCCGTGTTCCTGCCGGTGGCGTTCCAGAGCGGCCAGACGGGGCGCCTGTTCTTCGAGTTCGGCATCACGCTCGCGGTCTCGGTGCTGGTGTCGGCCTTCGTGGCGCTCACGCTCACGCCGATGCTCTGCTCGCGGGTGCTCAAGGCCAAGGTCGTGGACGGCAAGGCCCAGCACGGCTGGTTCTACAACAAGACGGAGCCGTTCTTCGTGTGGCTCAACGGCCTCTTCGAACGCTCCTTGCGCGGCTCGCTGCGCTTCAAGCCCCTGGTGCTGCTGGCGGCGCTGCTGTTCACCGCCGCCGGCCTCTGGCTCTATACCCAGCTCCAGCGCGAACTGACACCGATCGAGGACCGCGGCATCTTCACCGCCAACCTCACGGCGCCCATCGGCGCCACGCCCGACTACCTGCGCACCTACTCCTACGATATGGAGCAGATGATCCTGCAGATCCCGGAGATCGACCGCACCTTCCACCGCACGGGCGACGGCGGGCGGGCCTTCGTGTTCGCCACGCTCAAGCCGTGGGAGGAGCGCGAGCGCAAGACGCAGCAGATCGTGGCCGACCTGCGCCGCAAGTTCCAGAAGGAGATCACCGGCGGGCAGGCCATCGCCAGCCCGGTGCGGCCCTTCGGCCGCGGCCCGCGCGGCGGCAGCAGCGGCGTGGCCCTCGTGCTGCTGGGCAGCGATTTCGCCGAGTTGCAACGCCTCGGCGCCGCGATGCTCGTCTCCATGCGCGAGAGCGGCCAATTCATCCAGCCGCGCGTCGATCCCTCGCCCAGCAAGCCGCAGCTCGACGTGAACATCGACCGCGCCAAGGCCGCCGATCTCAAGGTCCCGGTCAGCGCCATCGCCTCCACGCTCGAGTCGCTGCTCGGCGGCCGCCGCGTGACCGAGTTCCAGCGCGGCAACCAGCAGTATTACGTCATGGTGCAGGTGACCGACGAGAACCGCGCCACGCCCAGCGACCTCGCGCGCCTCTACGTGCGCTCGACCGACGGCGTGCTGGTGCAGCTCAGCAACGTCGTGAGCTGGTCCGAGAACACCGTCCCCGAGAGCTACCCGCATTTCAACCGCCTGCGTGCGGTCACCGTCACGGCCCAGATGGCCGAGGGCAAGACGATCGGCGACGGCGTGGTTTTTATGGAGGAGCTCGCGCGGCAGAAACTGCCCTCCGGCTACACCTTTGCGTGGGATGGCGAGACGCGCGAGTTTGTCGAAAGTGGCAACGACACGATCATCCTCTTCGCGCTGGCGCTGCTCTTCACCTTCCTGATCCTCGCGGCGCAGTTTGAGTCGTGGATCCATCCGGCCACGATTTTCACCGGCGTGTTCATCGCCATCGCCGGCGGCCTGCTGGTGCTCTACTGCACCCGCTTCTGGGGCGTGCCGATGACGGACAACCTCTTCTCGCGCTTCGGTCTCATCATGCTGATCGGCCTCGTGGCCAAGAACGGCATCCTGATCGTGGAGTTCGCGAACCAGCTCCAGGTGGAGAAGGGTGTCGCGGCCGCGGAGGCGGCCTTCGAGGCGGCGACGATCCGTTTCCGGCCGATCCTGATGACGTCCATCTCCACCGTGCTCGGCGCGGTGCCGATCGCCTTCGCGCAAGGCGCCGGCGCCGAGACCCGCAATCCGATGGGCATCGTCGTGGTCGGTGGACTCACGCTGGCCACCGGCATCACGCTCTACGTCATTCCGATTGTTTACATCCTGATGGACAAGCTGTGTGTGAAGCTCACCGGCAAATCCAGCGCTCACGGCCTGAAGAAAGCCGCGGAGATTGAGCGCGAGACCGAAGCCATTGGCACCGGAGCGGCGGCGCACTGA
- a CDS encoding efflux RND transporter periplasmic adaptor subunit, translated as MRLALLTPLLSVAALVLSGCGKKAASPAAASAAAQIQPVEVAPVVRRDLVETLSLVGSLAPNETAQIRAEIAGQVRAVLFEEGHPVVKDQVLLRIDDSELRAQLAQAEARFKLTELNLKRSEDLTQARSMSQAEADRTRSEFASAQAELQLLQVRLAKMEIKAPFAGIAGARTVSPGDYVTASTSITTIDDLSRLKVEFQVPERFVERVKPGSKFTLRAQTPSGDVRTEGEVYFSSSIIERASRSSQVKGWLGAEVPGLKPGMFANIDIVLQVRRGALTVPEGAILVKPGGTFVVAVRSRDGANVAEEVPVQLGLRERGLVEIQSLKEGSLADQQSVVASGVGALILYPGMKLEPRPLREEFRVGGGS; from the coding sequence ATGAGGTTAGCCCTGCTCACCCCCCTCTTGTCCGTCGCCGCGCTCGTCTTGAGCGGTTGCGGAAAGAAAGCCGCCAGTCCCGCCGCCGCTTCCGCCGCGGCCCAAATCCAGCCCGTCGAGGTTGCTCCGGTGGTCCGCCGTGACTTGGTCGAGACGCTCTCGCTGGTCGGGTCCCTGGCACCCAACGAGACAGCCCAGATCCGCGCCGAGATCGCGGGGCAGGTCCGCGCCGTGCTCTTCGAGGAGGGCCACCCGGTTGTGAAGGACCAGGTGCTCCTTCGCATCGACGACTCGGAACTGCGGGCGCAACTCGCGCAGGCCGAGGCCCGTTTCAAGCTGACTGAGCTCAACCTCAAGCGCAGCGAGGACCTCACGCAGGCCCGCTCGATGTCGCAGGCCGAGGCGGATCGCACGCGCTCGGAGTTCGCCTCCGCCCAAGCGGAGTTGCAGCTGCTGCAGGTGCGGCTCGCCAAGATGGAGATCAAGGCGCCCTTTGCCGGCATCGCGGGCGCGCGCACGGTCTCGCCGGGCGACTACGTCACGGCCAGCACCAGCATCACGACCATCGACGACCTGAGCCGCCTGAAGGTGGAGTTCCAAGTACCGGAGCGCTTCGTTGAGCGCGTGAAGCCCGGCTCGAAGTTCACGCTCCGCGCCCAGACGCCCTCCGGTGATGTGCGGACCGAGGGCGAGGTTTATTTCAGCTCCTCGATCATTGAGCGAGCTTCTCGGTCCAGCCAGGTCAAGGGCTGGTTGGGTGCCGAGGTGCCGGGGCTGAAACCCGGCATGTTCGCCAACATCGACATCGTGTTGCAGGTGCGGCGCGGCGCCCTGACCGTGCCCGAGGGTGCGATCCTCGTGAAGCCGGGCGGCACCTTCGTGGTCGCCGTCCGCTCACGGGATGGTGCCAACGTGGCTGAGGAGGTGCCGGTTCAACTCGGCTTGCGCGAGCGCGGGCTGGTGGAAATCCAATCGCTCAAGGAAGGCAGCTTGGCCGACCAGCAGAGCGTGGTGGCCTCCGGTGTGGGCGCACTGATCCTTTACCCGGGCATGAAGCTGGAGCCGCGGCCGTTGCGGGAGGAATTTCGCGTGGGAGGCGGTTCATGA
- the gcvH gene encoding glycine cleavage system protein GcvH has protein sequence MSNIPADLRYAKSHEWVKLAADGTALVGITDYAQNSLGDITFVQLPKVGAALKAGETFGVVESVKAASDVYAPVAGTVLEVNQALDANPEKVNASPYADGWMLKLQVADAAAVAALLDAAGYAAVIG, from the coding sequence ATGAGCAACATTCCCGCCGATCTCCGTTACGCCAAGTCCCACGAATGGGTTAAACTCGCCGCCGACGGCACCGCGCTGGTCGGTATCACCGACTACGCCCAGAACAGTCTCGGTGACATCACTTTTGTTCAGCTGCCCAAGGTCGGCGCCGCGCTCAAGGCCGGTGAAACCTTCGGCGTCGTCGAGTCGGTCAAGGCCGCCTCCGACGTCTATGCGCCGGTTGCCGGCACGGTGCTCGAGGTCAACCAAGCCCTCGATGCGAATCCCGAGAAGGTCAATGCCTCGCCCTACGCCGACGGCTGGATGCTGAAGCTCCAGGTCGCCGATGCGGCCGCCGTGGCCGCCCTGCTCGACGCCGCCGGCTATGCCGCGGTGATCGGTTGA
- the gcvT gene encoding glycine cleavage system aminomethyltransferase GcvT, with protein MSAPQITPLNAFHRRHGGRMVDFAGWDMPVQYRSILEEHKAVRQRAGLFDVSHMGEADVKGPEALKFLQRLVSNDCSKLFPGRVLYTVMCYPNGGVVDDLLVYMRGPDDYFLCINAGNITKDIAWMQEQAKAFNCTVTDRSADYGQLAVQGPLAVGIVQILTNSDLAGIKYYHFADGEVAGVKCIISRTGYTGEDGVELYCAAGDVEKLAEAVLAAGVPLGLELAGLGARDSLRLEAGFPLYGHEITQDISPLTAGLGWVVKFDKGPFVGSDVLAAEKAKGPAKKIVFFKTGDRRIIRAESSVLDASGATVGRVVSGTLSPILNEAIGSALVEAAAATQPLAVDVRGTKLNLQLVKPPFVPLKKS; from the coding sequence ATGAGCGCTCCGCAGATCACCCCCCTTAACGCGTTTCACCGTCGTCACGGCGGTCGCATGGTGGACTTCGCCGGCTGGGACATGCCGGTCCAATACCGGAGCATCCTCGAGGAGCACAAGGCCGTGCGCCAGCGCGCGGGCCTGTTCGACGTGAGTCACATGGGCGAGGCCGACGTGAAGGGTCCCGAGGCGCTCAAGTTCCTGCAACGCCTCGTGTCCAACGACTGTAGCAAGCTTTTCCCGGGTCGCGTGCTCTACACGGTCATGTGCTACCCGAACGGCGGCGTGGTGGACGACCTGCTCGTCTATATGCGCGGGCCCGACGACTACTTTCTCTGCATCAACGCCGGCAACATCACCAAGGACATTGCGTGGATGCAGGAGCAGGCGAAGGCTTTCAACTGCACCGTGACCGACCGCTCGGCGGATTACGGCCAGCTGGCGGTCCAAGGACCGCTGGCTGTCGGCATCGTGCAGATACTTACGAACAGCGATCTCGCGGGCATCAAATATTACCACTTCGCCGACGGCGAGGTGGCCGGTGTGAAATGCATCATCTCGCGCACCGGCTACACCGGCGAGGACGGCGTGGAGCTCTATTGCGCTGCGGGCGACGTGGAGAAGCTCGCCGAGGCCGTCCTTGCCGCGGGTGTGCCGCTCGGGCTCGAACTGGCCGGGCTGGGCGCGCGCGACTCGTTGCGGCTCGAAGCCGGGTTTCCGCTCTACGGCCACGAAATCACCCAGGACATCAGCCCGCTCACGGCGGGGTTGGGTTGGGTGGTCAAATTCGACAAGGGGCCATTCGTGGGCTCCGACGTGCTGGCGGCCGAGAAAGCCAAAGGGCCGGCCAAGAAGATCGTGTTTTTCAAGACCGGCGACCGCCGCATCATTCGCGCCGAATCATCCGTGCTCGATGCCTCCGGGGCGACGGTCGGTCGCGTGGTCTCGGGCACGCTGTCGCCCATTCTTAACGAAGCCATCGGCTCGGCCCTTGTCGAGGCGGCCGCCGCCACGCAGCCGCTGGCCGTGGACGTGCGCGGGACAAAACTGAATTTGCAACTGGTCAAGCCGCCGTTCGTGCCGCTAAAGAAAAGCTAA
- the lgt gene encoding prolipoprotein diacylglyceryl transferase, producing MFSPLSSVLGLPSPALPLAQWVHTPHPFLIQFGENFGLRYYGLAYLLGFAGAAWLLHRYHRTGRSSVGPDAIWDLMTYLIAGVLVGGRLGYFLFYQPGSLLREPLALFRVWEGGMASHGGFLGVTLALVIFARRHRVGFLHLGDLIVSTVPLGLGLGRLANFLNGELWGKATDASWAVVFSATGGGNVPRHPSQLYEAALEGFLLLAYVQTRLWKSDVVRQQPGRLAGEFLFGYALARVVCELFREPDAGVSLILGLSRGTFYSLFLAAAGVALMVYARRSIRSGSSRP from the coding sequence GTGTTCAGCCCTCTGTCCTCCGTCCTCGGTCTTCCGTCCCCCGCCCTCCCGCTCGCCCAGTGGGTGCACACGCCGCATCCGTTCCTGATCCAGTTCGGCGAGAATTTCGGCCTCCGCTACTACGGCCTCGCCTACCTGCTCGGTTTCGCGGGCGCCGCCTGGTTGTTGCACCGCTACCACCGCACGGGGCGCTCCTCGGTCGGGCCGGACGCCATCTGGGACCTGATGACCTACCTGATCGCGGGCGTGCTTGTCGGCGGACGCCTCGGCTACTTCCTGTTCTACCAGCCCGGCTCACTGCTGCGCGAACCGCTCGCGCTCTTCCGCGTGTGGGAAGGCGGCATGGCCAGCCACGGCGGCTTTCTCGGCGTGACCCTCGCTCTGGTGATCTTCGCCCGCCGGCACCGCGTGGGGTTCCTCCACCTCGGCGACCTGATCGTCAGCACCGTGCCGCTTGGCCTCGGGCTCGGCCGCCTGGCCAACTTCCTCAACGGCGAACTCTGGGGCAAGGCGACCGACGCGTCGTGGGCCGTGGTTTTCTCCGCCACCGGCGGCGGCAATGTCCCGCGCCACCCCTCCCAGCTCTACGAAGCCGCGCTCGAGGGCTTCCTGCTGCTCGCCTACGTGCAGACCCGCTTGTGGAAATCCGACGTCGTGCGGCAGCAACCCGGCCGCCTCGCCGGTGAATTCCTGTTTGGCTACGCCCTCGCCCGCGTCGTGTGCGAACTCTTCCGCGAACCCGACGCAGGCGTCTCCCTCATCCTCGGCCTGAGCCGCGGCACCTTCTATTCCCTCTTCCTGGCCGCCGCCGGCGTGGCGCTGATGGTTTACGCCCGCCGTTCAATTCGATCCGGCAGCAGTCGCCCCTGA
- a CDS encoding hybrid sensor histidine kinase/response regulator, which yields MFRLNHLAGVLLLHFLRLLPAVAGISAGALWAAPTGEKPEVTSIRQYWLLPVERKAQPVDFELACTVTYIDADPSWRMLFVQDDEGEAAYVPYGNNAYPFRAGEAILVRGQFLPPSLDVSFEHAEVTRRDAPPLQPLDCTKEIRNHAKFIRKYVALEGYVDWVRRVDETHMQMSLSVDGLSVGCWVQMSPTTSTPDLIDRRIRVVGVYNAKIGTDGHLDGLEIMVADFSRIETVGHLDENPAFQLPAVPIGSLRGRPTDQLMRVTGSVIAREVGRYVRIRDGSGQVDIMTGQIRPLAVGDVIEAVGYPSTDGPNWRLEAGFFRLSARSPNVTAPASDRPLGLAAEVHGLPAEEAAAGRPVRLTGVVTWSHPNSPFFFIADSSGGIQIMRGASDSMVRSPGRNVEIEGVTAMGEFAPVVVASRFQRVSDAVLPLARSVSVEHALSGVEEAQWVEMRGYLRRVHQTEGWKRLELATATSDFIAVLPATEDVSSMIGSVIRVHGVCTAKADERRRLTGISLWVPGIAYVHVEEPAPADPFTVPQRPLASLGQFETVQSFNRRVRVGGVVLHHDAGKSVWLEDAGQSLLVWSGTGDTLRAGDRAEAVGFLGRQSGRIVLRDAVIRRTGESGAPVPAKVAHDATGMQARDGQLVVIEGQLLDDVRIAGTTRLVMQAGELIFVAVLEEHDAAGAPLEILSVGSRLRLTGVHEREFDQAGRPTGFRLHLRQTADVQLLAAPSWWTRGRILTFTGLIALGAVLFLGWNTVLRRQVRDQTGQIRAQLEREARLQGELARAGKLEALGLLAGGIAHDFNNLLTVLMGNISLVRMEAGLTGEPAQSMEQAAKAAARARDLTQQLLTFAKGGAPLRSAVSLPEVVREVTEFALRGSKVSPRFDLPADLWAADADKGQIGQVVQNIVINAMQAMPGGGTVEISLSNREVSTEFAGVLAPGRYVRLDIADHGPGIPTGDLARIFDPYFTTKKQGSGLGLATVHSIVKKHAGHVTAESTLGRGTTFHIWLPAAAAGAVVPSVPVLSAEAGKANGRVRVLVMDDEAFIRDLAVSVLRRHGCQVTAVADGAAALRDYTAAREAGQPFDLVILDLTIPGGMGGRETMEQLLRLDPNVKAIVSSGYSNDLVLANYQAHGFRGMISKPYDVSDFTDTVDRVLRGERA from the coding sequence ATGTTCCGGCTTAATCATCTCGCCGGCGTCCTTCTGCTTCACTTTCTACGGCTGTTGCCAGCCGTGGCGGGAATCAGCGCGGGCGCACTTTGGGCCGCGCCGACCGGCGAAAAGCCGGAGGTGACCAGCATCCGGCAGTATTGGTTGCTCCCGGTTGAACGAAAGGCGCAGCCAGTCGACTTCGAGCTGGCCTGCACGGTCACTTATATCGATGCCGACCCCAGCTGGCGGATGCTTTTTGTGCAGGACGACGAGGGCGAGGCGGCCTATGTTCCTTATGGCAATAATGCCTATCCCTTCCGGGCGGGCGAAGCGATCCTGGTCCGCGGACAGTTTCTGCCGCCCAGCCTGGATGTCTCATTCGAGCATGCTGAGGTGACGCGCCGGGACGCGCCGCCCCTGCAGCCGCTGGACTGCACCAAGGAGATTCGCAATCACGCGAAATTCATCCGCAAATACGTCGCGCTTGAGGGCTACGTGGACTGGGTCCGGCGGGTGGATGAAACCCACATGCAAATGTCGCTCTCGGTGGATGGCTTGAGCGTCGGCTGTTGGGTGCAGATGTCGCCCACGACTTCCACACCCGACCTGATCGACCGGCGCATCCGGGTGGTGGGGGTGTATAATGCCAAGATTGGCACCGATGGTCATCTGGACGGACTGGAGATCATGGTCGCTGACTTCTCCCGGATTGAGACCGTGGGTCATCTCGACGAGAACCCCGCCTTCCAGCTGCCGGCGGTCCCGATCGGCAGTTTACGCGGCCGACCGACGGACCAGCTGATGCGGGTGACGGGTTCGGTCATTGCCCGTGAGGTTGGCCGCTACGTGCGGATCCGCGACGGCAGTGGCCAGGTGGACATCATGACCGGTCAGATACGGCCGCTCGCGGTCGGCGATGTCATTGAAGCCGTGGGTTACCCCAGTACCGACGGTCCGAACTGGCGCTTGGAAGCAGGCTTTTTCCGGCTGTCCGCCCGCTCACCAAATGTGACGGCCCCGGCCAGTGATCGTCCGCTCGGGCTTGCTGCCGAAGTGCATGGTCTTCCGGCCGAAGAGGCGGCCGCGGGTCGCCCGGTCAGGTTGACCGGGGTCGTGACCTGGTCGCATCCCAATTCGCCGTTCTTCTTCATCGCCGATTCCAGCGGAGGCATCCAGATCATGCGCGGCGCCTCCGACTCCATGGTCCGTTCTCCCGGGCGCAACGTGGAGATCGAGGGCGTGACCGCCATGGGTGAATTCGCGCCGGTGGTGGTGGCGAGCCGCTTCCAGCGGGTCAGCGACGCCGTGCTCCCCTTGGCGCGCTCGGTCTCGGTGGAACACGCACTGAGCGGGGTCGAGGAAGCCCAATGGGTGGAGATGCGCGGCTATCTGCGCCGCGTGCACCAGACCGAAGGGTGGAAGCGGCTCGAACTCGCGACAGCGACCAGTGATTTCATCGCGGTGTTGCCCGCCACCGAGGATGTTTCTTCCATGATCGGCTCCGTGATCCGCGTGCATGGCGTGTGCACGGCGAAGGCCGATGAACGGCGGCGTCTCACCGGCATCTCGCTGTGGGTGCCCGGCATCGCCTACGTGCATGTGGAGGAGCCGGCCCCGGCGGATCCCTTCACGGTGCCGCAGCGTCCGCTGGCCAGTTTGGGCCAGTTCGAGACCGTGCAAAGTTTCAACCGCCGGGTGCGCGTGGGCGGGGTGGTGCTGCATCACGATGCGGGGAAATCCGTCTGGCTGGAGGACGCAGGCCAGAGCCTGTTGGTGTGGTCGGGGACGGGGGACACCCTGCGGGCGGGCGATCGTGCGGAGGCCGTCGGATTTTTAGGCAGGCAATCCGGTCGGATTGTGCTGCGCGATGCGGTGATCCGGAGAACCGGGGAGTCGGGGGCGCCCGTGCCGGCCAAGGTCGCCCATGACGCCACCGGCATGCAGGCGCGCGACGGGCAACTGGTGGTCATCGAGGGGCAGTTGCTCGACGATGTGCGCATTGCCGGCACTACGCGCCTCGTGATGCAAGCGGGGGAGCTGATCTTTGTGGCGGTGCTGGAGGAGCACGACGCGGCCGGCGCCCCCCTGGAGATTTTGTCCGTTGGCTCCCGGCTCCGTCTGACCGGAGTGCACGAGCGGGAATTCGACCAGGCCGGCCGGCCGACGGGCTTCCGGCTGCACCTGAGGCAGACGGCGGATGTGCAATTGCTGGCGGCGCCCTCGTGGTGGACCCGCGGGCGGATCCTGACTTTCACGGGCTTGATCGCCCTCGGCGCCGTGCTGTTCCTCGGTTGGAACACCGTGCTTCGCCGCCAGGTGCGCGATCAGACCGGGCAGATCCGCGCCCAGCTGGAGCGCGAGGCGCGGCTCCAGGGTGAGCTGGCGCGGGCGGGCAAACTGGAGGCGCTCGGGCTGCTCGCCGGCGGCATCGCCCATGATTTCAACAACCTGCTCACCGTGCTGATGGGCAACATCTCCCTTGTGCGCATGGAAGCGGGCCTGACCGGTGAGCCGGCCCAGTCGATGGAGCAGGCGGCCAAAGCCGCCGCCCGCGCCCGCGACCTTACGCAGCAGCTGCTGACCTTTGCCAAGGGCGGCGCGCCGCTGCGCAGCGCGGTTTCCCTGCCCGAGGTCGTGCGCGAGGTCACCGAGTTCGCCCTGCGCGGCTCCAAGGTCAGTCCGCGCTTCGACCTGCCGGCCGACCTCTGGGCCGCCGACGCGGACAAGGGGCAGATCGGACAAGTGGTGCAGAACATCGTGATCAACGCCATGCAGGCGATGCCCGGGGGCGGCACGGTGGAGATAAGCCTCTCCAACCGCGAGGTGAGCACGGAGTTCGCCGGGGTGCTGGCTCCGGGTCGCTATGTGCGGCTCGACATCGCGGACCACGGGCCGGGCATCCCCACGGGTGACCTCGCCCGCATCTTCGATCCCTATTTCACGACCAAGAAACAAGGCAGCGGTCTGGGCCTGGCGACCGTGCATTCGATCGTGAAAAAGCATGCCGGTCATGTGACCGCGGAATCCACCCTTGGACGCGGCACCACTTTCCATATCTGGCTGCCCGCTGCTGCCGCCGGCGCCGTGGTCCCCTCCGTGCCGGTGCTGTCGGCCGAAGCGGGCAAAGCCAACGGCCGCGTGCGGGTGTTGGTCATGGACGACGAAGCCTTTATCCGGGATCTCGCCGTCTCGGTTCTCCGGCGCCATGGTTGCCAGGTGACGGCGGTCGCCGACGGGGCCGCGGCCCTGCGCGACTACACGGCCGCCCGCGAGGCCGGCCAGCCCTTCGATCTCGTGATCCTCGACCTCACGATCCCGGGCGGAATGGGCGGCCGGGAAACGATGGAGCAGTTGCTCCGCCTCGATCCAAACGTGAAGGCCATCGTCTCCAGCGGCTACTCCAACGACCTCGTGCTCGCCAACTACCAGGCCCACGGATTCCGCGGAATGATTTCCAAGCCCTACGACGTTTCCGACTTTACCGACACCGTGGACCGCGTGCTGCGCGGCGAACGGGCGTGA